GGGACGAGTCGTTCGGGAAAATCCAAGGGAAATACCAGATTCGCACGTTTCCTACGTGCTCAAACCCTATTTTCACGGCGTTGAACATGGCATCTTCGATTAAAGTGTACTCATATAAGTAGGAATCTCTTGCACGGGGGAGTTCCGTAAGAACGCTTGTGTCACTATAGGGTGCGAGTGCGACAGAAGCTTTCGTTGAAATGTCGACTATACCCCTATTTCGCGCGGCAGGCGGGTGGGGTACAGATAAGCCGGCGGGCCTCGGCGCGTGAGGAGCCTGCGGTGTGTGGCATATGGCGTGGCCCCCGGGCCCACAAGGCAGAATATCGACCTTATTTTCCGACTTTCAGTATATTCGGTTGATATAAGGTCGAAAAAGTGCTTTATTTACTGAAAAGCCGCCGGATACAAGCGAAAAGCCGACGATTAGCGCAGATTTTATGTCTTATCGGCGCTAAGAGGCGCGCCACTGTCTTAATAAGACATCAATGCCCGGCAGGGGATATGAAAGCGGAGGCGTCATGCAAAGAGCGATTCACATTTTCCCAAACTTTGAGAACGTTCGTCGGATTGAGGACCTACGTAAACAGTACGATCCCCTTTATGGCCTCATAGCTCCCCATATGACCCTTGTATTTCCGTTTGACAGCGATATTTCTTCCGTTGCATTAGAGGATCACGTTCGCGTGTGCGTCTCCGGGATACCATCGTTTCCACTTGTCTTGCGTGAGGTCACGGGAGCGAAGGGTGGGTACTTATTCCTAAACGTGAAACGGGGGAATGACTGGATTGTCAGGTTGCACGATGTTCTCTACTCTGGCCCGTTACGCCAATTCTTAAATCGCCAATTCACGTACGTCCCGCATATGACAGTGGGCCGCATTCCCAAACTTTCAGCATGGCACAAGGCCATCCGCGCGACAGAAGATTTTCACGACGAATTTGAAACGGTGATTTCGGAGATTTGTATCGAGTCTATCTCCGCTACTGGTGCGCCGAATATCGAGGCCGTCATCCAGCTATGAGTATCATCATACTCGAATCGAACGCAGGAGTTGGGGGAGGACGGTGTCTACCTCCAACTCCTAAGGACGATCGCGATGTTTCATCAACCCGAAAGCAGTTTACACTTCTGTGCGCTGTACGCGGCACGATTCCTCGTGGATCAATTCGAACAAATGCGTCACGAAGTGTTCTTGCATACCATGCAATGCGCCTAGATGAAGAAAGCGTTGTTGAACCTGGTTGGCTCTATCCGGCTGATAAACGTTGACATCTTTGCTGCGTTTTATTGTGCCGATGGTTTTGGAAAGCTCGAACCGCTTGGCCAGACAGGTTATCAGTTGGTGGTCAATGGAATCGATTTGCGCCCGAAATTCGTCGAGACTGCGGATTGTGTTATCCAATTGTCACACCTTCTTTCATGTTAACGGCGCGAGAGAGGACGTCAATGCGTTGCATGAGTTGCTCGAATTCGTCCGGTGTAATGCTTTGTTGTCCATCCGACAAAGCCGTTTCAGGTGATTGATGGGCTTCGAGGATGAGACCATCCGCACCCGCTGCGATGGCGGCCATGCTCATGGCACTCACATAGCGGGCGACACCTGTTCCATGACTCGGATCAATAATGATAGGGAGGTGACTCAAATGTTTGATCACCGGAATCGCATTTAAATCCAGCGTGTTGCGCGTTACGGTTTCAAAGGTTCGAATGCCGCGTTCGCAGAGGACGACATTGGGATTGCCTTCACTCAAAATATATTCCGCTGACATGAGCCATTCTTCTATCGTCGCAGACAAACCCCGTTTGAGAAGAACGGGTTTTTTCGTTTTGCCGACAGCCCTCAATAAGGGGTAGTTTTGCATATTGCGTGCGCCGATTTGAATCATGTCGACGTACTCACATGCCATGGGCAAATTTTCGATATCCATCACTTCTGACACAATCGGCAGTCCAGTTGCTTCTCGTGCTTCTGCCATGAACTTGAGTCCCGTTTCCCCAAGCCCTTGGAACGAGTACGGGGAACTCCGAGGTTTGAAGGCTCCCCCGCGCAGGAGATGCGCACCTGCTTGCTTGAGCGCCTGTGCAATTTCGATAATCTGATCGCGGCTTTCCACGGAGCAAGGACCTGCCATGACCGTAACTGATCCATCGCCGATTTTACGATCACGAACAGAGACAACAGACGGGCTTGGATGATGCAACCGACTGGCGAGTTTGTACGGAACTTGCTTTGTGGTGACTTCTTGAATCATTGCGACCATTGGTGAATTCCTCCCTAATAGCTGTGAAATGAAAATACCCCCGCCCCAAATTAGGGACGAGGGTTACTCGCGGTACCACCCTAATAAAAGGTCTGTGCGATTGGATGGTGGTAAACAAAAAAGCCTCATCCTGACTAGGGACGAGGCTGCTCGCGGTACCACCCTAATAAAAGGCACAAAAACCTTTCACTTGATTGCGTTAACGAGCACTGGTATGCCCGGTTGAGGCTACTTTCCAAACGGAGTTCACCGAACAGCTCCGGAGTGTACTTCCGTGCCTATTCAGTTCGGCTCTCACCAACCGCCGACTCTCTGTACCGAATTCAGCACGTACTCTCTCCATCTCAGCTTTTTGCGATATACGGTTGTAAAATAAAAAAACTCGTCCCCGGTAAGGGACGAGTTTTACTCGCGGTACCACCCTAATCAAAGGCATAAAGGCCTTTACTTCATTGAGATAACGAAAACGCCGTTGACGTTTCCGGCACTGGCTACTGACCAAATGGAGTTCACCATGCGGCTCCGAAGTGTACTTCCGGCATTTGCTCAGGTCGGTTTTCACCATCCACCGACTCTCTGCACTGATAACAAACCCGTACTCTCTTCATCTCAGCCGTTGCTGTATAAGATTGCGCTCATTTTATCCTGGCTAACGCGGTGTGTCAATAGGCGCATGAATGAGATTGCCATTCACGTGAATCCAGGCGAGGACGCATCGGGATCGTAACGCTATCAGAAAAGGTGCATGAAATGATATACTTACTTTGTATCATCAGGAATGCTTTCATGGGGGCTTGCTTCATCTCCGAGGAGGGGAGGTGAGGCCAGTTGACAGTGTATCAAGCCTTAACGCTGATGATTAGTTTTGCTACGCTTATCGTGGCGCTTCTGTCAGCGAGTAAGAGGAAATGAAGTTCTCAAAGGCTTCGCCTGTTTCCGATAAAATAAAATAGACCGCCCTCCTTGACAAAGTTTGCGGTCTATTCCCCCGAGAAGCAGCCCCCCTTGAAGGGCGACTGGCGTATGCTGGTGTTTACAGGTTTATTATAGACATCTGTACGCGCTGTATGCAACAGAAGGCCGTTTTTGAGTTCGTCTGTTATGACATGTTGGCTGTATGTCGTGATAAAATTTAGAAGAAGCTGTCGCCGTCATTTACGTTCCGGAGGAGGAGTCGTTGTGGCAATTGTCGCGGTAAGTATCGCACCATTGGGGACAGGAAGTACGAGTGTCAGTCAATATGTCGCTGAGACGCAGCGCGTTTTGAAGCGGTTTCCGCAGTTGAAGTTTCGGCTTGATCCGATGTTTACTACCATCGAAGGGGAACTCCCTGACATCTTTGCAGCGATTTCGGAGATGCACGAGGCGCTAGTCAGTATGGGGGCACAGCGGCTGTCGACGGTCGTGAAAATTGATGACCGTCGGGATGTCAATCATTCGATGGAAGAGAAAATTGCAGTGGTGGACGCAGAGCTACATGTCGAACGTGACGCTGGTTCTACGCAATCGTGAACATCGCACATCGCACATCGCACATCGCGTAAAGCAAAGGGCATCCGCTGCAGATGCCCTTTTGTCCAGTGTGAATTATTGCGTTTGTTCGTTTCTTTCCTTATCCCGACATTCGCGGCACGTACCTTTGACCTCCAAATGGTAGTCCTCGACTTCAAAGCCTGAAGCATCGGGTGGCAGGGCGAAATTTGGCGGTTGCGGCAAATAGAAATCGATCAATTTCCCACAGTGCTTACAGACGAGATGATGGTGCGGCTGTACGTTCACATCGAAGCGGCTGGCCGCATCCCCGAACGTGATTTCTTTTACTAGACCAAGTTCTCCAAAGTGCTTCATCGTGTTATATATCGTAGACACGCTCAGAC
Above is a genomic segment from Alicyclobacillus acidoterrestris containing:
- a CDS encoding chorismate mutase, which translates into the protein MDNTIRSLDEFRAQIDSIDHQLITCLAKRFELSKTIGTIKRSKDVNVYQPDRANQVQQRFLHLGALHGMQEHFVTHLFELIHEESCRVQRTEV
- a CDS encoding Fur family transcriptional regulator, which produces MHNLSTDTNIPKLLKDVGLRVTPQREAILNFLIHYEGHATVDDIYQAVHPTFPGLSVSTIYNTMKHFGELGLVKEITFGDAASRFDVNVQPHHHLVCKHCGKLIDFYLPQPPNFALPPDASGFEVEDYHLEVKGTCRECRDKERNEQTQ
- a CDS encoding MTH1187 family thiamine-binding protein, which encodes MAIVAVSIAPLGTGSTSVSQYVAETQRVLKRFPQLKFRLDPMFTTIEGELPDIFAAISEMHEALVSMGAQRLSTVVKIDDRRDVNHSMEEKIAVVDAELHVERDAGSTQS
- a CDS encoding putative holin-like toxin, yielding MYQALTLMISFATLIVALLSASKRK
- a CDS encoding 2'-5' RNA ligase family protein, with product MQRAIHIFPNFENVRRIEDLRKQYDPLYGLIAPHMTLVFPFDSDISSVALEDHVRVCVSGIPSFPLVLREVTGAKGGYLFLNVKRGNDWIVRLHDVLYSGPLRQFLNRQFTYVPHMTVGRIPKLSAWHKAIRATEDFHDEFETVISEICIESISATGAPNIEAVIQL
- the aroF gene encoding 3-deoxy-7-phosphoheptulonate synthase; translation: MVAMIQEVTTKQVPYKLASRLHHPSPSVVSVRDRKIGDGSVTVMAGPCSVESRDQIIEIAQALKQAGAHLLRGGAFKPRSSPYSFQGLGETGLKFMAEAREATGLPIVSEVMDIENLPMACEYVDMIQIGARNMQNYPLLRAVGKTKKPVLLKRGLSATIEEWLMSAEYILSEGNPNVVLCERGIRTFETVTRNTLDLNAIPVIKHLSHLPIIIDPSHGTGVARYVSAMSMAAIAAGADGLILEAHQSPETALSDGQQSITPDEFEQLMQRIDVLSRAVNMKEGVTIG